A genomic window from Triticum urartu cultivar G1812 chromosome 7, Tu2.1, whole genome shotgun sequence includes:
- the LOC125522059 gene encoding uncharacterized protein LOC125522059, which produces MMLDKGSLDLVLVPCGLLIMFGYHLILLYRILRHPAATVIGYENHNKLAWVRRMAQAAPEETGLALSVISSSIAASTNLASLSIALGSLIGAWVSSTSKVFMTELVYGDNSQATAAVKYISLLVCFLVSFTCFIHSARYYVQASFLVTTLDSDVPASYMQHAVIRGGNFWSMGLRALYFATTLLMWIFGPIPMFVCSVFMVVILHMLDSNSLPLHQYQFTVRKRPDQGALASILATSQPSPRNAIINNPILSPVTFFS; this is translated from the exons ATGATGCTCGACAAGGGCTCCCTGGACCTGGTGCTGGTGCCGTGCGGCCTGCTCATCATGTTCGGCTACCACCTCATCCTCCTCTACCGGATCCTCCGGCATCCGGCCGCCACCGTCATCGGCTACGAGAATCACAACAAGCTGGCGTGGGTTCGCCGCATGGCCCAG GCGGCTCCGGAGGAGACCGGGCTGGCGCTGAGCGTGATCTCCAGCAGTATCGCAGCGTCCACGAACCTGGCCTCGCTGTCCATCGCGCTGGGCTCGCTCATCGGCGCCTGGGTCAGCAGCACAAGCAAGGTGTTCATGACGGAGCTCGTCTACGGCGACAACAGCCAGGCGACGGCGGCGGTCAAGTACATCTCCCTCCTCGTCTGCTTTCTGGTGTCCTTCACTTGCTTCATCCACTCCGCAAG GTACTACGTCCAAGCCAGCTTCCTGGTGACCACGCTGGACTCGGACGTCCCGGCGAGCTACATGCAGCATGCGGTGATCCGGGGCGGCAACTTCTGGTCCATGGGGCTCCGAGCACTCTACTTCGCAACGACGCTGCTGATGTGGATATTCGGGCCGATACCGATGTTCGTCTGCTCAGTGTTCATGGTGGTCATCCTACACATGCTGGACAGCAACTCCCTGCCACTGCACCAGTACCAGTTTACAGTCAGGAAACGGCCTGATCAGGGGGCTCTGGCTTCTATTCTAGCTACAAGCCAACCAAGTCCTCGAAATGCGATTATCAACAACCCGATATTATCGCCTGTAACATTCTTCAGTTGA